The following DNA comes from Castanea sativa cultivar Marrone di Chiusa Pesio chromosome 10, ASM4071231v1.
aaatgaatgaatATGGACGCAATTATTTATCAAATACAAAAGAATGAATATGGAGGCAATTCTATCCTAGTAAAAGCTACGTGCCTGTCCTGTAATGTAACACTAATCTCATCACAGATCAAAATCTCCTGTGCATCTCTCCCTAGTTTTCCCTTCATGCCTCAAAGCCCAGGACACGCACCCCAGCCAATCGTATCACGCCACGTAGCAGTCATCGGCGCCGGCGCCGCAGGCATCGTAACTGCTCGAGAGCTCCGCCGCGAGGGCCACAGCGTGGTGGTCTTCGAGCGAGGCGACCAGGTTGGCGGACTCTGGGTCTACACCCCGAATGTCGAATCCGACCCGATTGGACTCGACCCGACTCGGACCACGGTCCACTCCAGCCTCTACCGCTCCCTTCGCACCAACCTCCCCCGAGACTCCATGGGCTTCTCGGACTACCCGTTCGTTGCCAAAGACGACCCGGACAGAGACCCGAGGCTGTTCCCGGGTCACCGAGAGGTTATGATGTATCTGCAAGACTTCGCGCGCGAGTTCGGGATTGATGAGTTGGTGAGGTTTGAAACGGAGGTGGTGCGCGTGGGATTCGTGGAGGAAGAGGAGAAAtggaaaattaaatcaaaacaaagacACAAAGAAACGGATGAGATATTTGATGCTGTTGTTGTATGTAATGGTCATTACACCCAGCCTCTTGTCTCCCATGTTCCcggtattttttttccttattaactccgtattctaaaattaataaatatatcatCGTTTCTACACTTTGATATCATTATGGATTTTGCcttaaaaacttaataattaaaatttaatcacatatgATGCGCATGTCTGGTCTccgaattattattattattattttatttttgtggcaGGAATAAATAAGTGGCCTGGGCAGCAAATGCATAGTCACAATTATCGTGATCCAAAACCTTTTCAAGATCAAGTATGTGCTActttttgattttccaaatatCTACAAAACATCTAAatccaatataaaaaaatgtgaattgTAGCTTAAGCTTAGcg
Coding sequences within:
- the LOC142612768 gene encoding flavin-containing monooxygenase FMO GS-OX-like 4; amino-acid sequence: MNMDAIIYQIQKNEYGGNSILVKATCLSCNVTLISSQIKISCASLPSFPFMPQSPGHAPQPIVSRHVAVIGAGAAGIVTARELRREGHSVVVFERGDQVGGLWVYTPNVESDPIGLDPTRTTVHSSLYRSLRTNLPRDSMGFSDYPFVAKDDPDRDPRLFPGHREVMMYLQDFAREFGIDELVRFETEVVRVGFVEEEEKWKIKSKQRHKETDEIFDAVVVCNGHYTQPLVSHVPGINKWPGQQMHSHNYRDPKPFQDQVVVLIGNSSSAFDISRELAGVAKEVHIAARTVKYETFGKQPAYDNLWLHPMIKNVCEDGSVHFQDGSFVIANIIIHCTGYKYHFPFLETNGFVIVDDNRVGPLYKHIFPPALAPWLSFVGIPFQVITFPMFELQSKWIAGVLSNRITLPSQEEMMEDVKAFYSSLEASGTPKRATHALDDKQVKYNNWLAGQCGCPAYEDWRMEMYYATVKGRLAHLESYRDEWETQHLVLQAYEDFI